From Camelina sativa cultivar DH55 chromosome 7, Cs, whole genome shotgun sequence, one genomic window encodes:
- the LOC104700030 gene encoding ervatamin-B-like codes for MALIMVLVMVLTILIFTSFRISQATSRTVTFQATSLVDKHERWMARFARVYRDDLEKQMRRDVFKKNVKFIEEFNKKGNKSYKLGVNEFADWTNEEFLAIHTRLNDLTEVSPSRVVDKTMSSRSWNVSDMVVESKDWRAEGAVTPVKYQGQCGCCWAFSAVAAVEGVTKIAGGNLVSLSEQQLLDCDREFDRGCDGGIMSDAFNYIIQNRGIAAENDYSYQGSDGSCQSNARPAATISGFQSVPSNNEQALLEAVSRQPVSVSMDANGDGFMHYSGGVYDGPCGTSSNHAVTFVGYGTSEDGTKYWLAKNSWGETWGEEGYIRIRRDVAWPQGMCGVAQYAFYPVA; via the exons ATGGCATTAATCATGGTCTTGGTCATGGTTTTGACCATTCTAATTTTCACGAGTTTCAGAATCTCTCAAGCTACGTCTCGTACTGTCACCTTTCAAGCTACGTCGTTGGTTGATAAACATGAGCGATGGATGGCTCGATTTGCTCGTGTATACCGTGATGACCTCGAGAAACAGATGAGACGCGATGTGTTTAAGAAGAACGTAAAGTTCATTGAGGAATTCAACAAAAAAGGGAACAAAAGCTACAAGCTTGGTGTCAATGAATTCGCGGATTGGACCAACGAAGAGTTCCTAGCTATACATACCCGACTAAATGACCTAACTGAAGTGTCCCCATCCAGGGTGGTCGACAAAACCATGTCGTCTAGGTCTTGGAACGTCAGTGACATGGTAGTCGAGAGCAAGGACTGGAGAGCTGAAGGAGCTGTCACTCCTGTCAAATACCAAGGCCAATGCG GATGTTGCTGGGCGTTTTCGGCTGTAGCAGCAGTGGAAGGTGTGACTAAGATCGCCGGCGGGAACCTTGTATCTCTGTCCGAACAACAGCTTCTAGACTGCGACAGAGAGTTTGACCGAGGCTGCGACGGTGGGATAATGTCGGACGCTTTCAACTATATAATCCAAAACCGAGGCATCGCTGCGGAGAACGACTACTCTTATCAAGGATCAGATGGGAGTTGTCAGTCCAATGCAAGACCCGCTGCAACTATCAGCGGATTCCAATCAGTTCCTAGCAACAACGAGCAGGCCTTGCTCGAGGCCGTATCGAGACAACCAGTCTCTGTGTCGATGGACGCGAATGGGGATGGGTTCATGCATTACTCTGGAGGAGTATACGACGGGCCTTGTGGGACTAGCTCGAACCACGCGGTTACATTTGTTGGGTATGGAACAAGCGAGGACGGAACCAAGTACTGGCTGGCTAAGAACTCTTGGGGTGAAACTTGGGGAGAAGAAGGTTACATTAGAATCCGAAGAGACGTTGCCTGGCCTCAAGGCATGTGTGGTGTAGCACAGTATGCTTTTTATCCGGTTGCGTAa